Proteins encoded in a region of the Vibrio ponticus genome:
- a CDS encoding MltF family protein, giving the protein MFKALCLSLILLPLHALALSLTPLDRAPYFGDLDKLEKKGVIRVLVSADLGFYYIEQGQPKGILAELLYHFEKQLKRSHAKLNLQVIPVDRDDLLPLLEQGYGDLVVANLTVTKQRQEKVEFSAPVRRGVEEWIITPKQKTQYTNIKQLSGKEFWVRASSSYFESLQKLNHQLNKLGKPPVLIRFLHETIQDYEVMEMVNQGHIKATVLDSHKAELWLTVMNNIQAQRKLPLRKNGVIAWAMRKGSPQLKRAVDQYLAKHRSGTMMGNVIYGKYLENTRWLREVLDPKNIRKLESLADTFSHYSNQYGFDPLMISAQGYQESGLDQRKVSRMGAVGIMQVLPSTARDPNVNIANIYKLDNNIHAGVKYMRFIKDRYFNDTNISAENKVYFALASYNAGPGNIRKMRRIARQQGYNPNKWFKHVEVVTRRNIGREPVQYVTNINRYFIIYTQLSLLQQSRNQPDHSVTNPLVFPIEVKEK; this is encoded by the coding sequence ATGTTTAAAGCGCTTTGCTTGTCTTTGATCTTATTGCCACTTCATGCACTGGCGTTATCGCTTACTCCCCTAGATAGAGCGCCCTATTTTGGCGACTTAGATAAACTCGAAAAAAAAGGCGTCATTCGTGTTCTGGTATCCGCTGATCTGGGTTTCTACTACATAGAGCAAGGTCAACCGAAGGGGATACTGGCGGAACTTCTCTATCACTTTGAAAAGCAGCTCAAACGCAGCCATGCCAAACTCAATCTGCAAGTGATCCCTGTTGATCGCGATGATCTTCTGCCTTTACTTGAACAGGGTTATGGCGATCTTGTTGTCGCCAACCTAACCGTGACCAAACAACGGCAAGAAAAGGTCGAATTTAGTGCTCCAGTAAGACGGGGGGTAGAAGAATGGATCATCACCCCCAAACAGAAAACCCAATACACCAATATCAAACAGTTGAGCGGTAAAGAGTTTTGGGTGCGTGCTAGCTCTAGTTACTTTGAGAGCTTGCAGAAGCTCAACCACCAGCTCAATAAACTCGGTAAACCTCCGGTGTTAATCCGCTTTTTGCATGAAACCATCCAAGACTACGAAGTAATGGAGATGGTCAATCAAGGGCACATTAAAGCGACCGTTCTCGATAGTCACAAAGCCGAACTTTGGCTAACTGTCATGAACAATATCCAAGCGCAAAGAAAACTGCCGCTGCGCAAAAATGGGGTGATCGCTTGGGCAATGAGAAAAGGGAGTCCGCAACTTAAGCGTGCGGTTGATCAATATCTTGCCAAACATCGCTCAGGCACCATGATGGGCAATGTGATTTACGGTAAATATCTGGAAAATACTCGCTGGCTACGTGAAGTGCTCGATCCGAAAAACATCCGTAAGTTAGAGTCTCTCGCGGATACCTTTAGCCACTACTCCAATCAATATGGCTTCGATCCGTTAATGATTTCCGCGCAGGGTTATCAAGAGTCAGGGCTCGATCAAAGAAAAGTATCGCGCATGGGGGCTGTCGGTATTATGCAGGTGCTGCCTAGCACAGCCAGAGATCCCAACGTCAACATTGCAAACATCTACAAACTCGACAACAACATTCATGCTGGCGTGAAATATATGCGCTTTATTAAAGACCGCTATTTTAACGACACCAACATCAGCGCCGAAAACAAAGTCTATTTCGCCCTCGCCTCTTATAACGCCGGTCCGGGTAATATTCGCAAGATGCGCCGCATCGCTCGTCAGCAAGGATATAACCCAAACAAGTGGTTTAAACATGTCGAAGTCGTCACCCGGCGCAACATTGGTCGCGAACCGGTGCAATATGTCACGAATATTAATCGCTACTTTATTATCTATACGCAGCTATCGTTATTGCAGCAAAGCCGCAACCAACCCGACCACTCAGTCACCAACCCTTTGGTCTTCCCGATTGAAGTTAAAGAAAAATAA
- the rluD gene encoding 23S rRNA pseudouridine(1911/1915/1917) synthase RluD, whose amino-acid sequence MAQQIELTNTVKDSQLGQRLDQAIAEIFADFSRSRLKEWLLAGKVQVDGEVVTKPRTKVMGGEVITLQAELEDEERWEAQDIPLDIVYEDDDIIVINKPRDFVVHPGAGTPDGTVLNALLHHYPDIAEVPRAGIVHRLDKDTTGLMVVAKTVPAQTRLVRALQKRNITREYEAIAIGRMTAGGKVDKAIGRHSTKRTLMAVSPMGKPAVTHYRVAEHFREHTRIRLRLETGRTHQIRVHMSYLQHPLLGDTAYGGRARIPSGATQELTEMIRGFDRQALHAVMLRFEHPITGEELEFHAPVPADMVAMTEALRQDAQEHGLEEEY is encoded by the coding sequence ATGGCTCAGCAGATTGAATTAACCAATACAGTAAAAGATAGTCAATTAGGTCAACGTCTTGACCAGGCTATCGCAGAAATTTTTGCCGACTTCTCTCGCTCGCGACTCAAAGAGTGGCTTCTTGCGGGTAAAGTACAAGTTGACGGCGAGGTCGTAACCAAACCGCGTACTAAAGTGATGGGCGGCGAAGTCATCACACTGCAAGCGGAACTTGAAGATGAAGAGCGCTGGGAAGCGCAAGATATCCCATTGGATATCGTCTATGAAGATGATGACATCATTGTAATCAACAAGCCGCGTGATTTCGTGGTACACCCAGGTGCAGGTACACCAGATGGCACAGTGCTAAACGCATTGCTACATCATTACCCTGATATCGCGGAAGTACCTCGTGCGGGTATCGTGCACCGTCTAGATAAAGACACCACTGGTTTGATGGTGGTGGCGAAGACTGTTCCAGCGCAAACGCGTTTAGTACGTGCGTTGCAAAAACGTAATATCACGCGTGAATATGAAGCGATTGCAATCGGTCGTATGACGGCGGGCGGTAAAGTTGACAAAGCGATTGGTCGTCACTCGACTAAGCGTACTTTGATGGCAGTAAGCCCAATGGGTAAACCAGCTGTAACGCATTACCGCGTGGCGGAGCACTTCCGTGAGCATACACGTATCCGTCTACGTCTAGAAACGGGTCGTACTCACCAGATCCGTGTGCATATGTCATACCTACAGCATCCACTGTTAGGTGACACAGCGTACGGTGGTCGTGCACGTATTCCTTCAGGCGCGACGCAAGAACTCACCGAGATGATCCGTGGTTTTGACCGTCAAGCACTGCACGCCGTGATGCTACGTTTTGAACACCCAATCACAGGTGAAGAGCTAGAGTTCCACGCTCCAGTACCTGCTGATATGGTGGCGATGACAGAAGCATTGCGCCAAGATGCTCAAGAACACGGATTAGAAGAAGAGTACTAA
- the clpB gene encoding ATP-dependent chaperone ClpB produces the protein MRLDRFTSKFQIAISDAQSLALGRDHQYIEPVHLMVALMDQNGSPIRPLLTMLSVDVSQLRSKLGEMLDRLPKVSGIGGDVQLSGSMGTLFNLCDKVAQKRQDTYISSEIFLLAAIEDRGPLGALLKEFGITEQKVTEAIDKIRGGQKVDDPNAEEMRQALEKFTVDLTERAEQGKLDPVIGRDDEIRRTIQVLQRRTKNNPVIIGEPGVGKTAIVEGLAQRIINNEVPEGLRGRRVLSLDMGALVAGAKYRGEFEERLKSVLNELSKEEGNIILFIDEIHTMVGAGKGEGSMDAGNMLKPALARGELHCVGATTLDEYRQYMEKDPALERRFQKVLVDEPTVEDTVAILRGLKERYELHHHVEITDPAIVAAATLSHRYVSDRQLPDKAIDLIDEAASSIRMQMDSKPEALDKLERKIIQLKIEQQALSNEQDEASEKRLDILNQELQEKERDFAELEEVWNTEKAALSGTQHIKTELEQARLDMELARRAGDLSRMSELQYGRIPELEKQLDLATQAEMQEMTLLRNKVTDAEIAEVLSKQTGIPVSKMLEAEKEKLLRMEQVLHKRVIGQKEAVEVVANAIRRSRAGLSDPNKPIGSFLFLGPTGVGKTELCKTLANFMFDSEDAMVRIDMSEFMEKHSVARLVGAPPGYVGYEEGGYLTEAVRRKPYSVILLDEVEKAHPDVFNILLQVLDDGRLTDGQGRTVDFRNTVVIMTSNLGSSRIQENFNTLDYQGIKNEVMEVVTKHFRPEFLNRVDESVVFHPLGQDHIKSIAAIQLLRLSKRMEERGFHMEVSEKALDLIAQVGFDPVYGARPLKRAIQQSVENPLAKAILSGRVVPDKTIKLIVHNDQIVAHQ, from the coding sequence ATGCGTCTAGACAGATTTACTAGCAAGTTCCAAATCGCTATTTCTGACGCGCAGTCTTTGGCGTTAGGTCGTGATCATCAATATATTGAACCTGTGCACCTGATGGTGGCACTGATGGATCAAAATGGTAGCCCGATTCGCCCACTACTGACGATGTTAAGCGTTGATGTTTCTCAATTACGTTCTAAGTTAGGAGAGATGTTAGATCGCTTACCGAAAGTGAGTGGCATTGGTGGTGATGTTCAGCTCTCGGGCAGCATGGGCACTCTTTTTAACCTATGTGACAAAGTGGCGCAAAAACGCCAAGACACCTATATCTCTTCAGAGATTTTCTTGCTGGCGGCAATTGAAGATCGTGGACCTTTGGGCGCGTTGCTGAAAGAGTTTGGCATTACCGAGCAAAAAGTGACCGAAGCTATCGATAAGATCAGAGGTGGTCAAAAGGTCGATGACCCAAATGCAGAAGAGATGCGCCAAGCACTCGAGAAATTTACTGTCGATCTTACCGAGCGAGCTGAGCAAGGTAAATTGGACCCTGTGATTGGTCGTGATGATGAGATCCGTCGAACGATTCAAGTGTTGCAGCGCCGTACCAAGAATAACCCAGTTATCATCGGTGAGCCTGGGGTGGGTAAAACCGCGATCGTTGAGGGTCTTGCCCAGCGCATCATTAATAATGAAGTACCGGAAGGCTTACGTGGTCGCCGCGTATTGTCTCTCGACATGGGCGCATTAGTCGCAGGTGCTAAATACCGAGGCGAATTTGAAGAGCGCCTAAAATCAGTCCTGAATGAACTGTCTAAAGAAGAGGGCAATATCATCCTCTTTATTGATGAGATTCATACTATGGTTGGAGCAGGTAAAGGCGAAGGCTCAATGGATGCGGGCAATATGCTCAAGCCAGCCCTTGCTCGTGGTGAACTTCACTGTGTCGGGGCGACGACTTTAGATGAATACCGTCAGTATATGGAGAAAGACCCTGCGTTAGAGCGTCGTTTCCAAAAAGTGCTGGTGGATGAGCCAACAGTAGAAGATACCGTTGCGATCTTACGTGGTCTTAAAGAGCGTTATGAATTGCACCACCATGTTGAAATTACCGATCCGGCGATTGTTGCTGCAGCAACGCTTTCACATCGTTATGTCTCTGATCGCCAATTACCGGATAAAGCGATCGATCTTATTGATGAGGCGGCGTCGAGCATTCGTATGCAAATGGACTCGAAACCGGAAGCGCTTGATAAGCTAGAGCGTAAGATCATTCAATTAAAGATCGAGCAACAGGCGCTAAGTAACGAGCAAGATGAAGCGAGTGAAAAACGCCTAGATATTTTGAATCAAGAACTGCAAGAGAAAGAACGTGACTTTGCTGAGCTTGAAGAAGTGTGGAATACAGAGAAAGCTGCACTGTCAGGTACGCAACATATCAAGACTGAACTTGAACAAGCGCGTCTTGATATGGAGTTAGCCCGTCGAGCGGGTGATTTAAGTCGTATGTCAGAGCTGCAATATGGACGTATTCCTGAGCTAGAGAAACAACTCGACTTAGCGACGCAAGCTGAAATGCAAGAGATGACGCTGCTGCGTAACAAAGTGACCGATGCAGAAATTGCCGAAGTTCTGTCGAAACAAACCGGTATTCCAGTTTCTAAGATGTTAGAGGCAGAGAAAGAGAAGTTGCTGCGTATGGAGCAAGTGCTGCATAAGCGTGTTATTGGTCAGAAAGAAGCGGTTGAAGTGGTGGCGAATGCGATTCGCCGTAGTCGAGCTGGTCTTTCAGATCCAAATAAACCGATTGGTTCTTTCCTATTCTTAGGTCCAACCGGTGTGGGTAAAACCGAACTGTGTAAAACATTGGCAAACTTTATGTTTGATAGTGAAGACGCCATGGTACGGATCGACATGTCTGAGTTTATGGAGAAACACTCTGTGGCTCGCTTGGTTGGTGCGCCTCCAGGCTATGTTGGCTATGAAGAGGGTGGCTATTTAACTGAAGCGGTGCGACGTAAACCATACTCAGTGATTCTATTAGATGAAGTTGAGAAGGCGCATCCGGATGTATTCAATATTTTGCTACAAGTATTGGATGATGGACGCTTAACGGATGGTCAAGGTCGTACGGTTGATTTTCGCAATACGGTTGTGATCATGACGTCGAACCTCGGTTCTTCACGTATTCAAGAGAACTTTAATACCCTAGATTACCAAGGTATTAAGAATGAAGTGATGGAAGTGGTAACGAAACACTTCAGACCTGAGTTCCTTAACCGTGTTGATGAAAGTGTCGTTTTCCATCCACTTGGTCAGGATCATATTAAGTCGATTGCGGCAATTCAGTTGTTACGTCTATCTAAACGTATGGAAGAGCGTGGTTTCCATATGGAAGTATCAGAGAAAGCGTTGGACTTGATTGCCCAAGTTGGCTTTGACCCAGTATACGGTGCGCGACCACTAAAACGCGCGATCCAACAAAGTGTCGAGAACCCGTTGGCGAAAGCGATACTTTCAGGACGAGTGGTGCCGGATAAAACCATCAAACTGATTGTGCACAATGACCAAATTGTTGCTCACCAGTAA
- the pheA gene encoding prephenate dehydratase produces MTEQQYSLDEIRLRLNELDDKLLQLLSERRKMSIEVAKSKVHTAKPVRDAEREQQLLVKLINNGLDKYQLDAQYITKLFHAIIEDSVLLQQSYLQNLANPELSRKPLARVAFLGSKGSYSHLASREYFSRKNTELIELNCEGFKEVASTVESGHADFGVLPIENTSSGSINEVYDLLQHTTLYIVGEITLPIEHCLVATEEIRLENLTTLYSHPQPHQQCSEFIGRLKNIELKTCASTADAMQKVRELNRSDVAAIGNASSGKIYGLQPIQGNIANQTENHTRFIVVARKPVEVSPQIPAKTTLIMSTSQETGSLVATLLVLQRYEINMTKLESRPIMGNPWEEMFYVDVDAHLDAENMQNALSELTRITKHLKVLGCYPSENVKPTQVKLV; encoded by the coding sequence ATGACAGAACAACAATACTCTCTTGACGAAATTCGTCTACGCCTTAACGAGCTAGACGATAAACTGCTACAACTACTTTCCGAACGTCGTAAGATGAGTATTGAAGTGGCAAAAAGTAAAGTACACACCGCCAAGCCTGTGCGTGATGCTGAGCGTGAACAACAACTACTCGTCAAACTAATCAACAACGGTCTCGATAAATACCAACTGGATGCCCAGTACATCACTAAGCTATTCCATGCGATTATTGAAGACTCGGTACTTCTACAGCAGTCATACTTACAAAACCTTGCTAACCCAGAACTGAGCCGCAAACCTCTGGCTCGCGTCGCCTTTCTTGGTTCAAAAGGCTCTTATTCACATCTGGCAAGCCGTGAATATTTCAGTCGTAAAAATACTGAATTAATCGAACTCAATTGCGAAGGCTTTAAAGAGGTAGCAAGCACAGTAGAATCTGGTCATGCAGATTTTGGTGTGCTACCGATTGAAAACACCAGTTCCGGTTCTATCAACGAAGTCTATGACCTGCTGCAACACACCACGTTATACATCGTCGGCGAAATCACCTTACCGATTGAACATTGCTTAGTGGCAACCGAAGAGATCCGTCTAGAAAACCTAACGACTCTCTACTCACATCCTCAGCCTCATCAGCAATGCAGTGAGTTCATTGGACGCTTGAAAAACATTGAACTTAAAACCTGTGCAAGCACCGCAGATGCGATGCAAAAAGTACGTGAGCTCAATCGCTCTGATGTGGCAGCCATTGGCAATGCCTCTTCGGGTAAAATCTACGGTTTACAACCGATCCAAGGCAACATCGCCAACCAAACCGAAAACCATACACGCTTTATCGTTGTGGCACGCAAGCCAGTTGAAGTCTCTCCGCAGATCCCGGCGAAAACCACGCTCATCATGTCTACATCACAAGAGACTGGCTCATTGGTTGCCACACTGCTGGTGCTGCAACGTTACGAAATCAACATGACCAAGCTTGAGTCGCGCCCAATCATGGGTAACCCATGGGAAGAAATGTTCTATGTTGATGTTGATGCTCACTTAGATGCGGAGAATATGCAAAACGCACTTTCTGAACTGACTCGCATTACTAAACACTTAAAGGTATTGGGTTGTTACCCAAGTGAGAATGTGAAGCCAACTCAAGTAAAACTAGTGTAA
- the pgeF gene encoding peptidoglycan editing factor PgeF → MSLIIPNWKVPKQVKAISTTRLGGHSAAPYQGLNLGSHVGDELATVLENRQVLVELADMPSAPIWLNQTHSTRVEVVDKPTSSTLDADGLFTTQRGVVCSAMTADCLPVLLTNTQGTQVAAVHAGWRGLAHGIVENAVEMFEGEVIAWLGPAIGPSAFEVGDDVLQAFCDFDAQASRAFKPTGATGKWWANMDQIAIQRLLKLGVSQVYASGMCTYSDPEQFYSYRRDGVTGRQASLIWLE, encoded by the coding sequence ATGTCGCTAATTATTCCTAACTGGAAAGTGCCTAAGCAGGTTAAAGCTATCTCGACGACACGTTTGGGTGGTCACTCTGCTGCACCATATCAAGGTTTGAACCTTGGTAGCCATGTTGGGGATGAATTAGCCACGGTACTTGAAAATCGTCAGGTTTTGGTTGAGCTTGCAGATATGCCGAGTGCGCCAATTTGGCTCAATCAAACTCATTCGACGCGCGTTGAAGTTGTCGATAAACCGACATCAAGCACGCTTGATGCGGATGGTTTATTTACCACGCAGCGTGGCGTGGTTTGCTCGGCAATGACGGCGGATTGTTTGCCTGTGTTGCTGACTAACACGCAAGGCACACAAGTGGCTGCGGTTCATGCTGGTTGGCGTGGGCTCGCACATGGCATTGTCGAAAATGCGGTTGAGATGTTTGAAGGTGAGGTGATTGCCTGGCTGGGTCCTGCAATTGGTCCGAGCGCCTTTGAAGTTGGTGATGATGTACTGCAAGCATTCTGTGATTTTGACGCACAGGCGAGTCGTGCATTTAAACCGACAGGCGCTACGGGTAAATGGTGGGCAAATATGGATCAAATTGCCATTCAACGCTTGCTTAAACTCGGCGTAAGCCAAGTGTACGCCAGTGGTATGTGTACTTACTCTGACCCTGAACAATTCTACTCCTATCGTCGTGATGGGGTGACCGGACGACAAGCCAGTTTGATTTGGCTTGAATGA
- a CDS encoding outer membrane protein assembly factor BamD, with protein MKQHTLSGLLALSLLVGCTSSEEIVPDVPPSELYSEAQVLLQQGSWTTAIDKLEALDSRYPFGAYSEQVQLDLIYAYYKNDDLALGLATIERFIRLNPTNEKLDWVLYMRGLTHMAQDRNFMHDIFNIDRSDRDPEPVKSAFADFKKLLERYPNSPYAEDAQKRMIALKNRLAEYDLATADFYLRREAWIAAINRCQELQKTYPNTEAARKSLSIQLEAYEELGLEEPAERTRQLMKLNPI; from the coding sequence ATGAAACAGCATACTTTATCTGGATTATTAGCACTCAGTTTACTCGTCGGATGTACCAGCAGCGAAGAGATTGTTCCAGATGTTCCGCCATCAGAGCTTTACTCTGAAGCTCAAGTATTACTGCAGCAAGGTAGCTGGACCACCGCAATTGATAAGCTAGAAGCTCTCGATTCTCGCTACCCATTTGGCGCTTATTCAGAACAGGTACAACTTGATCTTATCTACGCATATTATAAAAACGATGACCTCGCATTAGGTCTTGCGACTATCGAGCGTTTTATTCGTTTAAACCCAACCAATGAAAAATTAGACTGGGTACTGTATATGCGTGGTCTGACTCATATGGCACAAGATCGCAACTTCATGCACGACATTTTCAATATCGATCGAAGTGATCGCGATCCAGAGCCAGTCAAATCCGCATTTGCAGATTTTAAGAAACTGCTAGAGCGCTACCCAAATAGCCCGTATGCAGAAGATGCACAAAAACGCATGATTGCACTGAAAAACCGTTTGGCTGAATATGATCTTGCAACTGCCGATTTTTATTTACGCCGCGAAGCTTGGATCGCCGCAATCAATCGCTGCCAAGAACTGCAAAAAACTTACCCGAACACAGAAGCAGCACGTAAGTCGCTAAGCATTCAACTAGAAGCTTACGAAGAGTTAGGGCTTGAAGAACCAGCGGAACGAACTCGTCAGTTAATGAAATTGAATCCAATCTAA
- a CDS encoding polyamine ABC transporter substrate-binding protein, producing MTIRQFLYCSLWLLPSVSFTLAAQQLNILMWENTLSQQVIEQWQQETGITLKITHFDSNDERDTLLSSNERLLFDVMVLDNISTNVFGNLGKLTNITGVNNRKHHDAFWNNACGEYGQPYFWGSIGVVYRSDIVKTPPSSWPEFITPDETLSGHIGLLNDTTDSFLPFLLSLGISPGTSNPDVLHQSYQTMREFNKHILTYQYPLSFIAQAEESDQLYIAMAYSGDQHLLNQQQHTKHWQYKTLTEKPNLWLDCLAINRKSDKQPLALSFIDYISDPKVAAINATEIKAATTNRSALKLVPDWYANDALLNADTTHFRLEQLEQTLSAKNISLRAKILSQLLIEHETQH from the coding sequence ATGACAATAAGACAATTCCTCTACTGCTCACTCTGGCTATTGCCAAGTGTCAGTTTTACGCTCGCCGCTCAACAACTCAATATCTTAATGTGGGAAAACACGCTTTCTCAGCAGGTCATTGAACAATGGCAACAGGAGACAGGCATAACCCTCAAAATTACCCATTTCGACAGCAATGATGAGAGAGATACGTTACTCAGCAGCAATGAACGTCTGCTCTTCGATGTAATGGTGCTTGATAATATTTCAACCAATGTCTTTGGTAACCTAGGCAAGCTCACTAACATCACTGGCGTAAACAACCGTAAGCATCATGATGCTTTCTGGAACAATGCCTGTGGCGAGTATGGTCAACCCTATTTTTGGGGATCAATTGGTGTCGTTTATCGTTCCGACATAGTCAAAACGCCCCCGTCAAGCTGGCCGGAATTTATCACTCCTGACGAAACCCTTTCAGGGCATATCGGTTTGCTCAATGATACGACGGATAGTTTTTTACCGTTTCTACTTAGCTTAGGGATCTCACCTGGCACAAGTAACCCGGATGTGCTGCACCAAAGCTATCAGACCATGCGAGAGTTCAACAAACACATCTTGACCTACCAATACCCATTAAGCTTTATTGCGCAAGCCGAGGAGAGCGATCAACTCTATATTGCCATGGCTTACAGTGGTGATCAGCACTTACTCAATCAACAACAGCATACTAAACACTGGCAATATAAAACTCTCACTGAAAAGCCAAATTTGTGGCTCGACTGCTTAGCCATCAACCGAAAGTCTGATAAACAACCTCTTGCCCTAAGCTTTATTGACTACATTTCAGATCCCAAAGTCGCTGCAATCAATGCAACCGAAATCAAAGCTGCAACGACCAACCGAAGTGCCTTGAAACTAGTCCCTGATTGGTATGCAAATGATGCACTATTAAACGCTGATACAACCCATTTTCGCCTCGAACAGTTAGAGCAGACGCTCTCCGCTAAAAATATTAGCCTTCGAGCCAAAATACTCAGCCAGCTATTAATAGAACATGAAACTCAACACTAG
- the hpf gene encoding ribosome hibernation-promoting factor, HPF/YfiA family — MKVNITGKNIDITSAIRNHIESKFKKLEKWQVDIIGCQATFSEEPNKQMKFEAVITVPKGKLVASALHEDLYAAVNEVEQKLERQLNKLRHKPEARRSEKPELEEVEEAE, encoded by the coding sequence ATGAAAGTAAACATCACTGGTAAAAATATCGACATCACCTCTGCAATCCGCAATCACATTGAGAGCAAATTTAAAAAGCTCGAAAAGTGGCAAGTAGATATCATTGGCTGCCAAGCGACATTCAGCGAGGAGCCAAACAAACAAATGAAGTTTGAAGCAGTCATCACGGTACCAAAAGGAAAACTTGTCGCTTCAGCATTACATGAAGATTTATACGCTGCCGTTAACGAGGTAGAACAAAAACTAGAACGTCAGCTAAACAAACTACGCCACAAACCAGAAGCTCGCCGCAGCGAAAAGCCGGAGCTTGAAGAAGTCGAAGAAGCGGAATAA